The following are encoded in a window of Platichthys flesus chromosome 19, fPlaFle2.1, whole genome shotgun sequence genomic DNA:
- the dhx29 gene encoding ATP-dependent RNA helicase DHX29, giving the protein MGGKKKKSAAPVTPAAAVAAAGRSCAAAAAGNMVAEEPKKQPASNKPAKAAKENKSKAPKTYSLANTAQVDTGGVSDKSILKVAIQAELEKKIIRLINDFRRENGDKGPISGRLTSKKLLDLYTALQKFNFKREHIEEAMKSSVLYGGDLLSALDWLCLNLRDDELPDGFSQQMQEENQRSRPRYQPPAQEKPAAPSPKAPNSPPKEPTKATEKDEAASMKDWILRYAAQSSDEEEDEEEEEEEGGKKTSRNPELEEKFDPNDRYLILTAQLYDAREMAAVAKTKGDKSGQRMAQDRIRIIQQEMKPLESHPMFNPALKVGDVPQKEKKVLPAKDDKEGITFSLFEQAEKEPPAEKVPKKNEPKDIRNFDYTARSWTGKSPKQFLIDWVRKNLPKSPAPTFHKVPAGRYWRSKVRVQRLEDVLEVCPTIVTEDSMQAQHLAATLALYTLIKGQSVHQLLPPTYRDVWLEWRDNEQQQKEETRTAANKPRDQFISRLLTRLKQQQNESQEQESGSHEQAGPGQGGDEEPEESWENLAALDIREGGEDIEDKSEKKGGRKEAAGALEASRELLIKLRKSSLANKLKAEREQLPVFQHRHRVLEALQRHRVVVVAGETGSGKSTQIPQFLLEELLTGGKEARPCNIVVTQPRRISAMSLACRVSEELGCEDGPGSKSSPCGFQIRMENQSGEWTRLLYCTTGVLLRKLQHDRHLSSLTHIIVDEVHERSVQSDFLLTILKDVVMRRSDLHLILMSATVDCNKFSNYFNRCPVINIPGRTFPVEVFHLEDIVEQTGYVLEKDSEYCQKILEDEEEVSISISQKGGRTSQHQEVMLRDSSGGWDLGPDLDHFSSRTRQVLKYMNPNKINMDLLVDLVDYLDKSPQFAVLDGAVLVFLPGLAHIQQLHDLLSSDKRFRNKNRYKIVALHSTLSSKDQASAFTVPPAGVRKIVLSTNIAETGVTIPDVVFVIDTGKTKENKYHESSQMSSLVETFVSKASALQRQGRAGRVRHGFCFRLYPKFRFDSFMDYSIPEILRVPLEELCLHIMKCQYGSPEDFLSRALDPPLPQSVSNAVNLLRKIGACHPSDHLLTALGHHLASLPVNVKIGKMLIYGAILGCLEPIATIAAAITEKSPFSTPMNRKEEANLAKAALALANSDHLTIYNAYLGWKNSQTEGGREEMSYCRKHFLNRTALITIEDVKHDLMRMMEQVGFWSSRSSSHSKSQAAVLSKQQMAVLNAALTAGVYDSVARVLCTPSVDVLDRLACTVETPQGKAQVHPSSVNRHLQTHGWLLYQEKVKYTRIFLRDTTLISPFPMLLFGGDIDIQHRERLISLDGWIHFQAPVRIGVIFKHLRKLMDSLLEKKLENPRMSLEGDKTIQVILDLIKSEHSM; this is encoded by the exons ATGGgcggaaagaagaagaaatcggCGGCTCCGGTGACCCCGGCGGCGGCGGTAGCAGCAGCCGGCaggagctgtgctgctgctgcggcggGGAACATGGTGGCGGAGGAGCCGAAGAAACAGCCAGCCAGCAACAAGCCGGCTAAAGCGGCCAAAGAGAACAAGTCGAAAG CTCCAAAGACCTACAGCCTTGCCAACACCGCCCAGGTCGACACAGGTGGCGTCTCAGACAAGTCCATTTTGAAA GTTGCTATCCAGGctgagctggagaagaagatCATCAGGCTGATCAATGACTTCAGACGGGAGAATGGAGACAAAGGGCCCATATCAGGCAGACTCACAAGCAAGAAACTGCTG GATCTGTACACAGCTCTGCAGAAGTTTAACTTTAAGCGAGAACACATCGAGGAGGCGATGAAGAGCAGCGTGCTCTACGGAGGagatctcctctctgctctcgaCTGGCTCTGCCTCAACCTCAGAGATG ATGAGCTTCCGGATGGTTTTAGCCAGCAGATGCAGGAAGAGAACCAGAGGAGCAGGCCTAGGTACCAGCCTCCTGCTCAGGAGAAACCTGCAGCTCCGAGCCCCAAAGCTCCCAACAGCCCCCCCAAAGAGCCCACCAAG GCTACGGAGAAGGATGAAGCTGCAAGCATGAAGGACTGGATCTTGAGGTATGCAGCGCAGAGcagcgatgaagaggaggacgaggaggaggaggaggaggaaggagggaagaagaCTTCGCGAAACCCTGAACTGGAGGAAAAATTTGACCCA AATGACCGGTATTTGATCCTCACTGCTCAACTCTATGATGCTAGAGAGATGGCGGCTGTTGCCAAGACCAAAGGAGACAAGTCGGGCCAGAGGATGGCACAGGACAGGATACGCATCATAcagcaag aaatgaagccactGGAGTCTCACCCAATGTTCAATCCAGCTTTAAAAGTTGGAGACGTCCctcagaaggagaagaaagtgcTTCCTGCCAAAGACGATAAAGAGGGCATCACCTTCAGTTTATTTGAACAGGCTGAAAAGGAGCCACCTGCAGAGAAAG TCCCGAAAAAGAACGAGCCGAAGGACATTCGTAATTTTGACTACACGGCTCGCAGCTGGACCGGGAAGTCTCCCAAACAGTTCCTCATCGACTGGGTCCGAAAAAACCTGCCCAAGAGCCCGGCGCCGACTTTTCACAAGGTCCCTGCTGGTCGATACTGGAGAAGCAA GGTGCGTGTTCAGAGGCTCGAGGATGTCCTGGAGGTTTGTCCCACCATCGTGACCGAGGACAGCATGCAGGCTCAACATCTGGCAGCCACACTGGCGCTCTACACCCTGATTAAGGGGCAG TCCGTGCACCAGCTGCTTCCACCCACCTACAGAGACGTGTGGTTGGAGTGGCGGGACAACGAGCAGCAGCAAAAGGAAGAGACCCGCACGGCCGCCAACAAGCCCAGAGACCAGTTTATCTCCCGGCTCCTGACGAGACTCAAACAGCAACAGAATGAGAGCCAAGAGCAGGAGTCTGGATCCCACGAGCAGGCTGGGCCTGGCCAGGGGGGGGACGAGGAGCCTGAAGAGTCGTGGGAGAACCTGGCTGCTCTTGAtatcagggagggaggagaggatatTGAGGACAAGAGTGAGaaaaaaggagggaggaaagaagctgcaggagcacTGGAAGCGTCCAGGGAGCTCTTGATAAAGCTGAGAAAATCCTCGCTTGCCAACAAACTGAAG GCAGAGCGAGAGCAGCTCCCCGTCTTCCAACACCGACACCGTGTCCTGGAGGCTCTGCAGCGCCACCGAGTGGTAGTGGTTGCTGGTGAGACGGGCAGCGGGAAGAGCACTCAGATCCCTCAgttcctgctggaggagctgctgaccgGGGGCAAAGAGGCGCGGCCCTGCAACATTGTGGTGACCCAGCCCCGCCGGATATCTGCCATGAGCCTGGCCTGCAGAGTCAGTGAGGAGCTGGGATGTGAGGATGGACCGGGATCCAAG TCGTCGCCGTGCGGGTTCCAGATCCGGATGGAGAACCAGTCCGGGGAGTGGACCCGTCTGCTCTACTGCACAACCGGGGTGCTGCTCAGGAAACTCCAGCACGACCGACACCTCAGCTCCCTGACTCACATCATCGTCGATGAG GTCCACGAGCGCAGTGTGCAGTCCGACTTCCTGCTCACCATCCTGAAAGATGTTGTTATGAGGAGATCTGACCTGCATCTGATCCTCATGAGCGCCACAGTCGACTGCAACAAGTTCTCCAACTACTTCAACCGCTGCCCAGTGATCAACATTCCGGGCAGGACTTTCCCAGTGGAG GTGTTTCATTTAGAAGATATAGTGGAGCAGACAGGGTACGTCCTGGAAAAGGACTCGGAGTACTGCCAGAAAATTCTTGAGGACGAGGAAGAAGTCAGCATCTCTATCTCACAGAAAGGCGGCAGGACGTCACAACACCAG GAGGTGATGTTGAGAGACTCGTCCGGAGGCTGGGACCTGGGCCCTGACCTGGACCACTTCAGCAGCAGGACCCGGCAGGTGCTGAAGTACATGAACCCTAACAAGATCAACATGGACTTGCTGGTTGACCTCGTGGACTACTTAG ACAAATCCCCACAATTTGCTGTTTTGGATGGAGCCGTTCTCGTGTTCCTCCCGGGTCTGGCTCACATCCAGCAGCTGCACGACCTGCTCTCTTCAGACAAGAGGTTCAGGAACAAAAACAG GTACAAGATTGTTGCTCTTCACTCCACTCTATCGTCCAAGGACCAAGCTTCTGCCTtcacagtgccccctgctggagtTAGGAAG ATTGTGTTGTCGACTAACATTGCTGAGACGGGTGTGACTATTcctgatgttgtgtttgtcatCGACACTGGGAAGACCAAAGAAAATAA GTACCACGAGAGCAGCCAGATGAGTTCACTAGTGGAGACATTTGTTTCTAAAGCCAGCGCCCTCCAGAGGCAGGGGAGAGCAGGACGTGTCCGACACGGCTTCTGCTTTAGACTCTACCCAAAATTCAG GTTTGATTCCTTCATGGATTACTCTATACCAGAGATACTGCGGGTCCCGCTGGAGGAGCTCTGCCTTCATATCATG AAATGTCAGTACGGCTCCCCGGAAGACTTCCTGAGCAGGGCCCTCGACCCTCCTCTGCCCCAGTCGGTCAGTAACGCCGTCAACCTGCTGAGGAAGATCGGTGCGTGTCACCCCAGCGATCATCTCCTCACCGCGCTGGGACACCACTTGGCGAGTCTGCCCGTCAACGTGAAGATCGGCAAGATGCTGATCTACGGAGCCATCCTCGGCTGCCTGGAGCCCATA GCAACGATCGCAGCAGCCATCACTGAGAAGTCTCCCTTCTCCACACCAATGAATAGAAAGGAGGAAGCTAACCTGGCCAAAGCTGCACTGGCATTAGCCAACTCTGATCACCTGACGATATACAACGCATATCTGGG GTGGAAGAACTCACagactgagggagggagagaagaaatgTCCTATTGCAGGAAACACTTCCTCAATCGCACAGCACTCATCACAATAGAG GATGTGAAGCACGACCTGATGAGGATGATGGAGCAGGTGGGTTTCTGGTCGTCTCGCTCCTCTTCTCACTCCAAGTCGCAGGCGGCGGTGCTGTCCAAGCAGCAGATGGCAGTCCTGAACGCAGCACTGACAGCAGGGGTCTATGACAGCGTGGCCCGGGTCTTGTGCACCCCCTCCGTGGACGTGCTCGATCGACTGGCCTGCACGGTGGAGACGCCTCAAGGCAAGGCCCAGGTCCACCCCTCATCGGTCAACCGCCACCTGCAGACACACGGCTGGCTGCTGTACCAGGAGAAG GTGAAATACACAAGGATCTTCCTGCGGGACACCACTCTGATTTCTCCATTTCCCATGCTGCTGTTCGGAGGTGACATCGATATTCAGCACAGAGAAAGGCTCATCTCGCTGGACGGGTGGATTCACTTTCAG gCTCCCGTACGGATTGGTGTGATTTTCAAACACCTGAGGAAGCTGATGGACTCTCTGCTTGAAAAGAAACTGGAGAATCCGAGGATGAGTCTGGAAG GTGACAAGACCATCCAGGTGATTCTGGATCTGATCAAATCAGAGCATTCTATGTGA
- the pstpip2 gene encoding proline-serine-threonine phosphatase-interacting protein 2 isoform X2 encodes MKNLRFKDFFWNSDLTCTGGYDVIIQYLNDGKRTCKEVEDFLKARASIEEKYAKDLLGLSKKVCGHNEMNTLKRSLDVFKLQTEHVSLSHLQLAQSMREEAKKLEEFREKQKDIEQQIDALHKQKSSQYKKTMDSKKTYEQKCRDKEEADQNVNRNTNTNNTKHMEKLNSKSQQAKQNSEEADRLYQQNVTTLGKITDEWMKEHVKACELFEKQSVERINFLRNTVWTHLNQLSQQCVTGDELYEEVRKSLEQCDVQEDIEHFVNLRRTGDRPPASVLYENFYSGQKSANGAPPSRLPPPITRRGPLPDPTHSRADDTIYSTVQDAGYSVVQF; translated from the exons ATGAAAAACCTGCGCTTCAAAGATTTCTTCTGG AACTCTGACCTGACATGCACTGGAGGATATGATGTCATCATTCAGTATCTCAATGATGGAAAGAGGACGTGCAAGGAGGTGGAGGACTTCCTGAAGGCCAG GGCTTCAATTGAAGAGAAGTACGCCAAAGATCTCCTGGGTTTGTCCAAGAAGGTGTGTGGACACAATGAGATGAA CACATTGAAGAGATCCCTGGATGTGTTCAAATTAC AGACTGAACATGTGAGTCTATCACACCTACAGCTGGCACAGAGTATGAGGGAGGAGGCCAAGAAACTGGAAGAATTCAGGGAAAAGCAAAAAGAC attgaaCAACAGATCGATGCTCTGCACAAACAGAAGTCCTCACAGTACAAGAAGACAATGGAT TCAAAGAAGACGTACGAGCAGAAGTGCCGAGATAAAGAAGAAGCCGATCAGAATGTGAACCGAAACACCAACACTAACAACACTAAGCACATGGAGAAG CTCAACTCAAAATCGCAGCAAGCAAAACAGAACTCAGAGGAAGCAG ACAGGCTATACCAGCAGAATGTGACCACACTGGGGAAGATCACAGACGAATGGATGAAGGAACATGTGAAGGCCTGTGAG TTGTTTGAAAAACAATCTGTGGAGCGAATCAACTTTCTGAGGAACACAGTGTGGACCCATCTGAACCAGCTCTCCCAGCAGTGTGTGACCGGTGACGAG CTGTATGAGGAAGTGAGAAAGTCGCTGGAACAGTGTGACGTCCAGGAAGATATCGAACACTTTGTAAACCTCAGGCGGACCGGTGATAGACCCCCAG CTTCAGTTCTGTATGAGAACTTCTACAGTGGTCAGAAGTCTGCCAATGGAGCTCCACCCTCTCGACTGCCTCCACCAATCACCAG GAGGGGGCCGTTACCTGATCCAACACACAGCAGGGCGG ATGATACGATCTACTCGACAGTGCAGGACGCAGGCTACAGTGTCGTCCAGTTCTGA
- the pstpip2 gene encoding proline-serine-threonine phosphatase-interacting protein 2 isoform X1, which produces MKNLRFKDFFWNSDLTCTGGYDVIIQYLNDGKRTCKEVEDFLKARASIEEKYAKDLLGLSKKVCGHNEMNTLKRSLDVFKLQTEHVSLSHLQLAQSMREEAKKLEEFREKQKDVRKKIEQQIDALHKQKSSQYKKTMDSKKTYEQKCRDKEEADQNVNRNTNTNNTKHMEKLNSKSQQAKQNSEEADRLYQQNVTTLGKITDEWMKEHVKACELFEKQSVERINFLRNTVWTHLNQLSQQCVTGDELYEEVRKSLEQCDVQEDIEHFVNLRRTGDRPPASVLYENFYSGQKSANGAPPSRLPPPITRRGPLPDPTHSRADDTIYSTVQDAGYSVVQF; this is translated from the exons ATGAAAAACCTGCGCTTCAAAGATTTCTTCTGG AACTCTGACCTGACATGCACTGGAGGATATGATGTCATCATTCAGTATCTCAATGATGGAAAGAGGACGTGCAAGGAGGTGGAGGACTTCCTGAAGGCCAG GGCTTCAATTGAAGAGAAGTACGCCAAAGATCTCCTGGGTTTGTCCAAGAAGGTGTGTGGACACAATGAGATGAA CACATTGAAGAGATCCCTGGATGTGTTCAAATTAC AGACTGAACATGTGAGTCTATCACACCTACAGCTGGCACAGAGTATGAGGGAGGAGGCCAAGAAACTGGAAGAATTCAGGGAAAAGCAAAAAGACGTGAGGAAAAAG attgaaCAACAGATCGATGCTCTGCACAAACAGAAGTCCTCACAGTACAAGAAGACAATGGAT TCAAAGAAGACGTACGAGCAGAAGTGCCGAGATAAAGAAGAAGCCGATCAGAATGTGAACCGAAACACCAACACTAACAACACTAAGCACATGGAGAAG CTCAACTCAAAATCGCAGCAAGCAAAACAGAACTCAGAGGAAGCAG ACAGGCTATACCAGCAGAATGTGACCACACTGGGGAAGATCACAGACGAATGGATGAAGGAACATGTGAAGGCCTGTGAG TTGTTTGAAAAACAATCTGTGGAGCGAATCAACTTTCTGAGGAACACAGTGTGGACCCATCTGAACCAGCTCTCCCAGCAGTGTGTGACCGGTGACGAG CTGTATGAGGAAGTGAGAAAGTCGCTGGAACAGTGTGACGTCCAGGAAGATATCGAACACTTTGTAAACCTCAGGCGGACCGGTGATAGACCCCCAG CTTCAGTTCTGTATGAGAACTTCTACAGTGGTCAGAAGTCTGCCAATGGAGCTCCACCCTCTCGACTGCCTCCACCAATCACCAG GAGGGGGCCGTTACCTGATCCAACACACAGCAGGGCGG ATGATACGATCTACTCGACAGTGCAGGACGCAGGCTACAGTGTCGTCCAGTTCTGA